Proteins encoded within one genomic window of Gemmatimonas sp.:
- the sprA gene encoding cell surface protein SprA, producing MLAGSASAQVQPPRPDTAARRDTAGPVLRAPVPTRAPAAADTATRDLFGDLANLGVELNARLESKLQRTRNERCTTAQLTIVGNNCRGLFQPGFDFQFNLRSGGVVADRVSVNVDYDSQREFDASNNIFLRYQGKATEKLQSVEVGNVSFVTPTSRFLTSGIPSNNYGVQATGQWGAMRFSSIVAQQRGNVSKDNLFTVGERTQQRVDRIIEDIQIETRRFFFTVDPRQLPGYPNVDLLNRPQLQQLAAALPDSIRPVRLYVYRQLIGAANQNPRGPQFSVRGARNPSRQIYEVLRENVDYYVDPSQLWIALVRPLNLNNERLAVAYEVSVNGRPGRNVNTGGTPDIEYTDAPQVANLLWEPELQPDNPAYFFREIKSVYRLGGEELVRNSIGMKLVTGTSGDQEKPVDASRAQTYLQLFGLAQPTNSAEFDVENRLWPRPNDPNFRANFSGDTQQKLIPDYFVFFPSVQPFARAGLAQPLANPANDTLYRYPNEYLYSAQRPQAIYRLVVNYQSEGGGNSQAIKLSTIQLRPNSERVVIEGRELQRERDYSIDYDLGIITFNRPDTLFTRPRQVSVRYEENPLFAVAPVTILGLASQFALDNGEIAFTAISQQQRSALNRPPLGFEPVGALMAGVTANMKWDASALSSLLTRLPVRTANTASRIAVQGEFAMSRPQLNSAFQAFVESFEGEAERVLPLLESNWYYSSRPALGASLAGVGSSVFSLNRATTLAYQNNGVDNTGAAPQFTIQQIDPAVRVVGNGLLAPEQLLWLTLYPLRTGGILDVEPGTATRRFAWTVGNTSQAGPTPSGRRWRSLRTVLGASGADLSRIENIEFFALVKSEEGKVRTNPTLVLDFGDLSENSVTFAPESLTISPPARAGFPVDSTYRGKRFVGFNRLDSERDSLSRAFNAVENDRGLAGDVADTLVVVNRTGGAPVVTVETKVPLCTQSLQAVQRLGDSRANCTVRNNRLDEEDIDLDGRLNFDAAAIEQEQLKRFVVDLGDRRNWTRVGRCFAQRDSSAAGVTADSVCWVQVRLNWRAPAEELNSPNERRMRAMRLTVMSSPTAGDDAFTRVALARLRLVGAPWLKRSAEPLSGMAGDSSATLGGYVIASVVGTLDSTNVLPYSPPPGVLEVPENRQTGYEVQQIQVNERALRLQTGLPGRQFRPFDRAEAFFRFPEGTKTFMGYRTLRLWMRGRGNGWGVNGELNGYVKIGRDEHNFYMYRTPLNAGPSQSDWLPEVRVDLTRFQMLRARLENAFLTGSADSVQCSGADLELVRRSGTPRGLALRRYAVCEDGYIVYSADPAVTPPNLAGVQELAVGIVRVDSMPRGGSAIMAGDSLELWVNDVRLADVVNDVGFAGEVGMNMNAGDLADFRVNLSRRDPNFRQLNETPTFLTSSGVSVGTTLQLGRMLPARLGLAMPLSIDYTSTGVDQLFINNTDVRASGIANVRDPSDRRVNYALSVRRIAPLAKGWYAPLVNGLSLNGSWSTAAAQSAFQSLRANSYAVGGGLTIANETRESRLPRAVDALVGLLPRRWRESAGVKAFREQRIRWSPTAFRVSSTLARNDNAVTSFTKAATSLTDTGQVTNALTHIWQNNASLEFRPTTALGASISARQLLDLRDYRTLRGVPDSVDRGQTAWAERSSLLGANLGLERDRSLTSTFNFAPASASWLRPRVDFTSTFSLVKDPNGRTLLRERDSTGAFVLPKRLGAAQSFNLGTTLDVARFVSGRTTERSTLRRLGSVFAPFDVQWQQSLTSNYDNTAFVPGFGYQFGLGGVDAFRGLSSQLATTAGRLRRATLSGALNLPFSLSLQSRLEQGNTETWTRRTLDGFQAVITSDQLVRPDITLRWSWRPVRLRRFVSMVNVNGRYLISEQETTIPNETGGLADRSRTVARSQPLSTSITWAALGNLATSASIDRQRREDLRPGAVINGDTRRLSFDITRSFPLPRSWNTRTGQMRTSLSYQSEETSSIVTGTSVAGTPLLNALVPAQTAVLTNNGRRAFNLNANTDLSDLVSFTLTGSQILNFDRNFNRRTNNLIFSAVMQLRFFAGELR from the coding sequence ATGCTCGCCGGGTCGGCCTCGGCGCAGGTCCAGCCTCCCCGCCCGGATACCGCAGCCCGCCGGGACACGGCAGGCCCCGTTCTGCGCGCCCCCGTCCCCACGCGCGCCCCCGCGGCCGCCGATACCGCCACTCGGGATCTCTTCGGTGACCTCGCCAACCTCGGGGTCGAACTCAACGCCCGCCTCGAGTCCAAGCTGCAGCGCACCCGCAACGAGCGCTGCACCACCGCCCAACTCACCATCGTGGGCAACAACTGCCGCGGCCTGTTCCAGCCCGGCTTCGATTTCCAGTTCAACCTCCGGTCGGGGGGCGTGGTGGCCGACCGGGTCTCCGTGAACGTCGACTACGACTCGCAACGCGAGTTCGACGCCTCCAACAACATCTTCCTGCGCTACCAGGGCAAGGCCACCGAGAAGCTGCAGTCGGTGGAAGTGGGCAACGTCAGCTTCGTCACCCCCACCTCACGCTTCCTCACCTCCGGCATCCCGTCCAACAACTACGGCGTGCAGGCCACGGGGCAGTGGGGCGCCATGCGCTTCTCCTCCATCGTGGCGCAGCAGCGCGGCAACGTGAGCAAGGACAACCTGTTCACGGTGGGTGAGCGTACGCAGCAGCGGGTCGATCGCATCATCGAGGACATCCAGATCGAGACGCGGCGCTTCTTCTTCACCGTCGACCCGCGGCAGCTCCCCGGCTACCCCAACGTGGACCTGCTCAACCGCCCGCAGCTGCAGCAGCTGGCGGCCGCGCTCCCCGACTCGATTCGCCCCGTCCGCCTGTACGTCTACCGGCAGCTCATTGGCGCCGCCAACCAGAACCCGCGCGGCCCGCAGTTCTCCGTGCGCGGGGCCCGCAACCCGTCGCGCCAGATCTACGAGGTCCTGCGCGAGAACGTGGATTACTACGTCGATCCGTCGCAGCTGTGGATTGCGCTCGTGCGCCCGCTCAATCTCAACAACGAACGGCTGGCGGTGGCCTACGAAGTGAGCGTGAACGGGCGCCCGGGCCGCAACGTGAACACCGGCGGCACCCCCGACATCGAGTACACCGACGCGCCGCAGGTGGCCAACCTGCTGTGGGAGCCGGAGCTGCAACCCGACAACCCGGCGTACTTCTTCCGCGAGATCAAGTCGGTCTACCGTCTGGGCGGCGAGGAGCTGGTGCGCAACTCCATTGGCATGAAGCTGGTCACCGGCACCTCCGGCGACCAGGAGAAGCCGGTCGATGCGTCGCGCGCGCAAACGTACTTGCAGCTGTTCGGCCTCGCGCAGCCCACCAACTCCGCCGAGTTCGACGTGGAGAACCGGCTCTGGCCGCGCCCCAACGATCCCAACTTCCGCGCGAATTTCTCGGGTGATACGCAGCAGAAGCTCATCCCCGACTATTTCGTCTTCTTTCCGTCGGTGCAGCCCTTCGCGCGTGCCGGCCTCGCGCAGCCGCTCGCCAACCCGGCCAACGACACGCTCTACCGGTACCCCAACGAGTACCTCTACTCCGCCCAGCGCCCGCAGGCCATCTACCGCCTCGTGGTGAACTACCAGTCGGAGGGAGGCGGCAACTCGCAGGCCATCAAGCTCTCCACCATTCAGCTGCGCCCCAACTCCGAGCGGGTCGTCATCGAGGGGCGCGAGCTGCAGCGCGAGCGTGACTACAGCATCGACTACGACCTCGGCATCATCACCTTCAATCGCCCGGACACGCTCTTCACGCGACCGCGGCAGGTGAGTGTGCGCTACGAGGAGAACCCGCTCTTTGCCGTGGCGCCTGTCACCATCCTGGGGCTCGCCTCGCAGTTTGCGCTCGACAACGGCGAGATCGCCTTCACCGCCATCTCGCAGCAGCAGCGCTCCGCACTCAACCGGCCACCACTGGGCTTCGAGCCGGTGGGCGCCCTCATGGCCGGCGTGACCGCCAACATGAAGTGGGACGCCTCGGCCCTCAGCTCGCTGCTCACCCGTCTTCCCGTTCGCACCGCCAACACCGCGTCACGCATTGCGGTGCAGGGGGAATTCGCCATGAGCCGACCCCAGCTCAACTCGGCCTTCCAGGCGTTCGTGGAAAGCTTCGAGGGCGAGGCCGAGCGCGTGCTGCCGCTGCTCGAAAGCAACTGGTACTACAGCAGTCGGCCGGCACTTGGCGCGTCGCTGGCGGGGGTGGGAAGCAGTGTCTTCTCGCTCAACCGCGCCACCACGCTGGCATACCAGAACAACGGGGTGGACAACACCGGGGCCGCGCCGCAGTTCACCATTCAGCAGATCGATCCTGCCGTGCGCGTGGTGGGGAATGGTCTCCTGGCTCCGGAGCAGCTGCTCTGGCTGACGCTCTACCCGCTGCGCACCGGCGGCATCCTCGACGTGGAACCCGGCACCGCCACCCGGCGATTCGCGTGGACCGTGGGGAACACCAGCCAGGCGGGCCCCACCCCCAGCGGCCGTCGCTGGCGCTCGCTGCGCACGGTGCTGGGGGCCAGCGGCGCCGACCTGTCGCGCATCGAGAACATCGAGTTCTTCGCGCTGGTGAAGAGCGAGGAGGGGAAGGTGCGTACCAACCCCACGCTCGTGCTGGACTTCGGCGACCTGAGCGAGAACAGCGTGACCTTCGCCCCGGAGTCGCTCACCATTTCGCCCCCCGCGCGCGCCGGGTTTCCCGTGGACAGTACGTATCGCGGAAAGCGCTTCGTGGGCTTCAACCGGCTCGACAGCGAACGCGATTCCCTGTCGCGTGCCTTCAATGCCGTCGAGAACGACCGGGGGCTCGCGGGCGATGTGGCCGATACGCTCGTGGTGGTGAACCGCACCGGCGGCGCCCCGGTGGTGACGGTGGAAACGAAGGTGCCGTTGTGTACGCAGTCGCTGCAGGCGGTCCAGCGGCTTGGCGACAGCCGTGCCAACTGCACTGTGCGCAACAACCGGCTCGACGAAGAGGATATCGACCTCGATGGGCGTCTCAACTTCGACGCCGCCGCCATCGAGCAGGAGCAGCTCAAGCGCTTCGTGGTGGACCTGGGCGATCGCCGCAACTGGACGCGTGTGGGGCGCTGCTTCGCGCAGCGCGATTCGTCGGCGGCGGGGGTCACCGCCGATTCCGTCTGCTGGGTGCAGGTGCGTCTCAACTGGCGGGCGCCGGCGGAGGAGCTCAACAGCCCCAATGAACGGCGCATGCGCGCCATGCGCCTCACCGTCATGTCGAGCCCCACCGCGGGGGACGACGCGTTCACGCGCGTGGCGCTTGCGCGGCTGCGCCTGGTGGGAGCGCCCTGGCTCAAGCGCAGCGCCGAACCGCTCTCCGGTATGGCTGGCGACTCCAGCGCCACGCTGGGGGGCTACGTGATCGCCAGCGTCGTGGGCACGCTCGACTCCACCAACGTGCTGCCGTACTCGCCGCCGCCGGGGGTGCTGGAGGTGCCGGAGAACCGGCAGACGGGCTACGAAGTCCAGCAGATTCAGGTCAACGAGCGCGCCTTGCGCCTGCAGACGGGGCTCCCCGGACGTCAGTTCCGCCCCTTCGATCGGGCCGAGGCGTTCTTCCGCTTCCCGGAGGGCACCAAGACCTTCATGGGCTATCGTACGTTGCGGCTCTGGATGCGCGGGCGTGGCAATGGCTGGGGGGTGAACGGCGAGCTCAATGGTTATGTGAAGATCGGCCGCGATGAGCACAACTTCTACATGTATCGCACGCCGCTGAACGCGGGGCCCAGCCAGAGCGATTGGCTCCCCGAGGTGCGGGTCGACCTCACGCGGTTCCAGATGTTGCGCGCGCGACTGGAGAACGCCTTCCTCACCGGCAGCGCCGACTCGGTGCAGTGCAGCGGGGCCGATCTCGAGCTGGTGCGTCGCTCCGGCACGCCGCGCGGGCTCGCACTGCGGCGGTATGCCGTGTGCGAAGACGGCTACATCGTGTACAGCGCCGATCCGGCGGTCACGCCGCCCAACCTCGCGGGTGTGCAGGAGCTCGCCGTGGGCATCGTGCGGGTGGACAGCATGCCGCGTGGCGGCAGCGCCATCATGGCGGGCGATTCGCTGGAGCTGTGGGTGAACGATGTGCGGCTTGCCGACGTGGTCAATGACGTCGGCTTTGCCGGCGAAGTGGGGATGAACATGAACGCCGGCGATCTCGCCGATTTTCGCGTCAACCTCAGTCGGCGCGACCCCAACTTCCGGCAGCTCAACGAGACCCCCACCTTCCTCACGTCGAGTGGCGTGAGTGTGGGCACGACGCTGCAGCTGGGGCGCATGCTGCCGGCGCGGCTCGGACTCGCCATGCCGCTCTCCATCGACTACACGTCCACCGGCGTCGACCAGCTCTTCATCAACAATACCGACGTGCGGGCCAGCGGCATTGCCAACGTGCGTGACCCGAGTGACCGGCGCGTGAACTACGCGCTGTCGGTGCGCCGCATTGCGCCATTGGCGAAGGGCTGGTACGCGCCCCTCGTGAACGGTCTCTCGCTGAATGGCAGCTGGTCCACGGCGGCGGCGCAGAGCGCCTTTCAATCGCTGCGTGCCAACAGCTATGCGGTGGGCGGTGGACTCACGATTGCCAACGAGACCCGCGAAAGCCGGTTGCCGCGCGCCGTCGATGCGCTGGTGGGACTGCTGCCACGCCGGTGGCGTGAATCGGCTGGGGTGAAGGCGTTCCGCGAGCAGCGCATTCGCTGGTCACCCACCGCCTTCCGCGTGAGCAGTACGCTCGCCCGCAATGACAACGCGGTCACCTCCTTCACCAAGGCCGCCACGTCGCTCACCGACACGGGGCAGGTGACCAACGCGCTCACGCACATCTGGCAGAACAACGCGTCGCTCGAGTTCCGTCCCACCACGGCACTGGGCGCCAGCATCAGTGCACGCCAGCTGCTCGACCTGCGCGACTATCGCACCCTGCGCGGTGTCCCCGACAGTGTGGACCGCGGGCAGACCGCGTGGGCCGAGCGGTCGTCGCTGCTGGGGGCCAACCTGGGGCTCGAGCGCGACCGGTCGCTCACCTCCACCTTCAATTTTGCGCCGGCCAGTGCGTCGTGGCTGCGCCCACGCGTCGACTTCACCAGCACCTTCTCGCTGGTCAAGGATCCGAACGGGCGCACCCTGCTGCGCGAGCGTGACAGTACCGGCGCCTTCGTGCTTCCCAAGCGGCTGGGGGCGGCACAGTCGTTCAACCTGGGGACCACGCTGGATGTGGCGCGCTTCGTGTCGGGGCGCACCACCGAACGCAGCACCCTGCGCCGGCTGGGGAGCGTCTTCGCCCCCTTCGATGTGCAGTGGCAGCAGAGCCTCACCTCCAACTACGACAACACGGCCTTCGTACCGGGCTTCGGCTACCAGTTCGGGTTGGGTGGGGTGGATGCCTTCCGTGGGCTGTCGTCGCAGCTGGCCACCACCGCCGGCCGGTTGCGGCGCGCCACCCTGTCGGGGGCGCTCAATCTCCCCTTCTCGCTCTCGCTGCAGTCGCGGCTGGAGCAGGGGAACACGGAAACCTGGACGCGCCGCACGCTCGACGGCTTTCAGGCGGTCATCACCAGCGACCAGCTGGTGCGCCCCGACATCACGCTGCGCTGGAGCTGGCGCCCCGTGCGCCTGCGGCGCTTCGTGTCCATGGTGAATGTGAACGGCCGCTACCTCATCTCGGAGCAGGAAACCACCATCCCCAACGAAACCGGGGGGCTGGCCGACCGCAGCCGCACCGTGGCGCGCAGCCAGCCGCTCTCCACCAGCATCACCTGGGCCGCGCTGGGCAACCTCGCCACCAGCGCCTCCATTGACCGGCAGCGCCGCGAAGACCTGCGCCCCGGCGCGGTCATCAACGGCGACACGCGCCGCCTGTCCTTCGACATCACGAGGTCGTTCCCGCTCCCCCGCAGCTGGAACACGCGCACCGGGCAAATGCGCACCTCGCTGTCGTACCAGAGCGAGGAGACGTCGAGCATTGTCACCGGGACCTCGGTGGCCGGCACGCCGTTGCTCAATGCGCTCGTCCCGGCCCAGACGGCCGTGCTCACCAACAACGGGCGACGCGCCTTCAATCTCAACGCGAACACCGATCTGTCCGACCTGGTCAGCTTCACCCTCACCGGCAGCCAGATCCTCAACTTCGATCGCAACTTCAACCGCCGCACCAACAATCTCATCTTCTCGGCGGTCATGCAGCTGCGCTTCTTCGCGGGGGAGTTGCGCTAG
- a CDS encoding ComEA family DNA-binding protein has translation MPTAQERHALAFLTGLALLAVGVRALGVQRFDAHVAAANAGQAPPASLAERALAAQAAAVDSAARAPRRGRGASRRDTTRRSSRGARAPKLPTASAPPPPPAPVNVNTATAEELERLPRVGPALARRIVEWRERHGPFSAADDLRHVRGIGPSTVRQLDTLVTFSGRHSPLDGEGPPSPAYHSSSAF, from the coding sequence ATGCCCACCGCGCAGGAACGCCACGCCCTCGCCTTTCTCACCGGACTCGCCCTGCTCGCCGTGGGCGTCCGCGCGCTGGGCGTTCAGCGCTTTGACGCGCACGTTGCCGCCGCCAACGCCGGCCAGGCCCCGCCCGCATCGCTCGCCGAACGTGCCCTCGCCGCCCAGGCCGCGGCAGTGGACTCCGCGGCCCGCGCCCCTCGTCGGGGGCGGGGCGCATCCCGCCGTGACACGACACGGCGATCAAGCCGCGGTGCCCGTGCGCCGAAACTACCAACGGCGTCAGCGCCGCCACCGCCGCCCGCACCGGTCAACGTGAACACGGCCACCGCCGAAGAGCTCGAACGGCTCCCACGGGTGGGGCCGGCCCTCGCTCGCCGCATTGTGGAATGGCGGGAACGGCACGGCCCCTTCTCCGCCGCCGATGACCTCCGTCACGTACGTGGCATCGGTCCATCCACCGTTCGCCAGCTCGACACGCTGGTGACGTTTTCCGGGCGGCACAGTCCACTAGATGGTGAGGGTCCCCCCTCGCCGGCATACCACTCCAGCTCCGCGTTCTGA
- a CDS encoding type IV pilus twitching motility protein PilT, which produces MTASDQSPVSLRTLLDEMIERDASDLHITAGGRAKLRVDGDITNSAQDHLLTPRDTLQLAYSVLTENQKKRFEMEDELDFSFGITNLSRFRGNVFRQRGCVAMVIRRIPFQIKTFDELQLPTVIASFAEKPRGLVLVTGPTGSGKSTTLAAMIDKINAERRGHIITVEDPIEFIHRHQTCIINQREVGADTKSFASALKYALREDPDVILIGEMRDLETIQAALTIAETGHLVFATLHTNSAAEAINRIIDVFPSHQQTQVRAQLAFVLEGIITQVLLPKLAGRGRAMAAEVLVVTPAIRALVRDDKVHQIYSLMQSGKKFGMQTMNDALYQLYLNRVVSADECVRSSGNPNEFLRMIGKGPTDDSLSAATPSDVAKSGGRLAAGRR; this is translated from the coding sequence ATGACCGCGTCCGACCAGTCTCCAGTTTCCCTGCGCACGCTGCTCGACGAAATGATCGAGCGGGACGCCTCCGACCTCCACATCACGGCCGGTGGTCGTGCCAAGCTGCGCGTGGATGGCGACATCACGAACTCCGCGCAGGACCATCTCCTCACGCCGCGCGACACCCTGCAGCTGGCGTACTCGGTGCTCACCGAGAATCAGAAGAAGCGGTTCGAAATGGAAGACGAGCTGGACTTCTCGTTCGGCATTACGAACCTCTCGCGTTTCCGCGGCAACGTGTTCAGACAGCGCGGGTGCGTGGCCATGGTCATTCGCCGCATCCCGTTCCAGATCAAGACATTCGACGAGTTGCAGCTGCCGACGGTGATTGCGAGCTTCGCCGAGAAACCGCGCGGGCTGGTGCTGGTCACCGGGCCCACGGGCTCGGGCAAGAGCACCACGCTGGCCGCCATGATCGACAAGATCAACGCGGAGCGGCGCGGGCACATCATTACCGTGGAAGACCCCATCGAGTTCATCCACCGCCACCAGACCTGCATCATCAACCAGCGCGAGGTCGGGGCCGACACCAAAAGCTTCGCCTCGGCGCTCAAGTACGCCTTGCGCGAAGACCCCGACGTCATCCTCATTGGCGAAATGCGCGACCTGGAGACCATTCAGGCGGCGCTCACCATTGCCGAAACCGGTCACCTCGTGTTCGCCACCCTGCATACCAACAGCGCGGCCGAGGCCATCAACCGCATCATCGACGTCTTCCCCAGCCATCAGCAGACGCAGGTCCGGGCGCAGTTGGCGTTCGTACTGGAGGGGATCATCACACAGGTGCTGCTCCCCAAGCTCGCGGGGCGCGGTCGGGCCATGGCGGCCGAGGTGCTGGTGGTCACGCCTGCCATTCGCGCGCTCGTGCGCGACGACAAGGTGCACCAGATCTATTCGCTCATGCAGTCGGGCAAGAAGTTCGGCATGCAGACCATGAACGACGCGCTGTATCAGCTGTACCTGAACCGTGTGGTGAGCGCGGACGAGTGCGTGCGGTCGTCGGGCAACCCCAACGAGTTCCTGCGCATGATCGGCAAGGGGCCCACGGATGACTCGCTCAGCGCCGCCACCCCGTCTGATGTCGCCAAGTCCGGCGGCCGCCTCGCTGCCGGCAGGCGCTAG
- a CDS encoding type II secretion system F family protein, whose translation MPTFSYTARTQNGDLKSATIDAPSRDDAVAQLRRQRLTIIKVDESKATPQKTSGSVKMRDIVIFTRQFSTMINAGLPLVQALDILARQSENKVLAAVVRQVVFDVESGNTVADAMRKHPKAFSDLYTNMVAAGEAGGILDTILNRLAIFMEKNDALVRKVKGAMIYPTVIMCVAALCVVVLLWKVIPVFASMFGSVGMELPLPTKVVIALSGFLNSYWWALIGGIGGGGFLLKQYYGTSQGQLVIDKLMLKVPVLGDVLRKSSVSRFTRTLGTLISSGVSILDGLEITARTSGNRVVQDAIMGSRASIAGGDTIAGPLQKSEVFPPMVISMIAVGEQTGGLDEMLSKIADFYDDEVDAAVSALLSLLEPIMIVFLGVVVGGMIVAMYLPIFDMVNAVK comes from the coding sequence ATGCCCACGTTCAGCTATACCGCGCGCACCCAGAACGGCGACCTCAAGTCGGCGACCATCGATGCGCCCAGTCGTGACGATGCCGTAGCGCAGTTGCGGCGCCAGCGGCTCACCATCATCAAGGTGGACGAGTCGAAGGCCACACCGCAGAAGACCAGCGGGTCGGTCAAGATGCGTGACATCGTGATCTTCACGCGACAGTTCTCCACCATGATCAACGCCGGTCTGCCGCTGGTGCAGGCGCTCGACATTCTGGCGCGGCAGTCGGAGAACAAGGTCTTGGCGGCGGTGGTGCGGCAGGTGGTGTTCGACGTGGAGTCGGGCAATACGGTGGCCGACGCCATGCGCAAGCATCCCAAGGCGTTTTCGGACTTGTACACCAACATGGTGGCGGCTGGTGAGGCGGGCGGTATTCTCGATACCATTCTCAATCGTCTCGCCATCTTCATGGAAAAGAACGACGCCCTCGTACGCAAGGTGAAGGGTGCCATGATTTACCCTACGGTGATCATGTGCGTGGCGGCGTTGTGCGTGGTGGTGCTGCTGTGGAAGGTCATCCCCGTGTTTGCTAGCATGTTCGGCAGTGTGGGGATGGAGCTGCCGCTGCCCACCAAGGTCGTGATCGCGTTGAGCGGCTTCCTCAACAGCTACTGGTGGGCGCTCATTGGCGGCATAGGGGGCGGCGGTTTCCTCCTCAAGCAGTACTACGGCACCTCGCAGGGGCAGCTGGTCATCGACAAGCTCATGCTCAAGGTGCCGGTGCTGGGCGACGTGCTGCGCAAGTCCAGCGTGTCGCGCTTCACGCGTACGCTGGGCACGCTCATCAGCTCCGGCGTGAGCATTCTGGACGGTCTCGAGATCACGGCGCGCACCTCGGGCAACCGGGTCGTGCAGGACGCCATCATGGGCAGCCGGGCCAGCATTGCCGGTGGTGACACCATTGCCGGTCCGTTGCAGAAGAGCGAGGTGTTTCCGCCCATGGTGATCAGCATGATTGCCGTTGGCGAGCAGACCGGTGGTCTCGACGAAATGCTCAGCAAGATCGCCGACTTCTACGACGACGAAGTGGACGCCGCGGTGAGCGCGCTGCTCAGCCTGCTCGAGCCCATCATGATCGTGTTCCTGGGCGTGGTCGTGGGCGGCATGATCGTGGCCATGTACCTGCCGATCTTCGACATGGTGAACGCGGTGAAGTAG
- a CDS encoding ATPase, T2SS/T4P/T4SS family — MAAPAAPLSGRAAERLGEMLIREGLLTKETLAKALQEQASSPGLRLGLIVVKMGLVPETEVVRMLARQFRMPAIDLSRFEVDTRLLKLIPAELATKHTVLPLKRDGRQLTVAIADPTAMSVVEDLKFITRYDIVPVLAGEYSMRAAIEKHYEANEIHMQSLLQDIAAADDDVEVLESQEENADTGALAAQVDEAPVVKLINAILVDAVSKGASDIHFECFEHDLRVRYRVDGALQEVMKPPMKMRAALISRFKIMASLNIAERRVPQDGRIKLKVGKKVVDFRVSTLPTLFGEKVVLRILDKGNLTLELEKFGIEPRAERDLMEAISNPYGMVLVTGPTGSGKTTTLYSALSKINTGDTNIMTAEDPVEYNLHGINQVLVRTEIGMTFAAALKAFLRQDPNVIMLGEIRDLETGGIAIKAALTGHMVLSTLHTNSAPETIVRLLDMGLEPFNVASALNLILAQRLVRRICSKCKTKYTPDVAELAGAKVKPDTTLGSLRFTEEALLNAKLRAAPDALPFLTNLSLETRIEELPFFKGLGCDACGGTGLKGRQGVYEVMFMTPTLKKLIMQNADVQIIRDSAIDEGMLTLRMDGWLKVLKGVTTLEQVIRETSS; from the coding sequence ATGGCCGCACCCGCTGCACCGCTCTCCGGTCGCGCCGCCGAACGACTCGGCGAAATGCTCATCCGCGAGGGTTTGCTTACGAAAGAGACACTCGCCAAGGCGCTCCAGGAGCAGGCCAGCAGTCCCGGTCTGCGACTGGGGCTCATCGTCGTCAAAATGGGACTCGTGCCGGAAACCGAGGTGGTGCGCATGCTCGCCCGCCAGTTCCGCATGCCCGCCATAGACCTTTCGCGCTTCGAGGTGGATACCCGCCTGCTCAAGCTCATTCCGGCGGAGCTGGCCACCAAGCACACCGTACTCCCCCTCAAGCGCGACGGCCGGCAGCTCACCGTGGCTATCGCCGACCCCACGGCCATGTCCGTGGTGGAGGACCTCAAGTTCATCACGCGCTACGACATCGTCCCCGTGCTGGCGGGCGAGTACTCCATGCGCGCGGCCATCGAAAAGCACTACGAGGCCAACGAAATTCACATGCAGTCGCTGCTGCAGGACATTGCAGCCGCAGACGACGACGTGGAGGTCCTGGAAAGTCAGGAGGAGAACGCCGACACCGGGGCGCTCGCCGCGCAGGTGGACGAGGCGCCGGTGGTAAAGCTCATCAACGCCATCCTCGTGGATGCCGTGAGCAAGGGCGCCTCCGACATCCACTTCGAGTGCTTCGAGCACGACCTGCGCGTGCGCTATCGCGTGGACGGCGCGCTGCAGGAAGTCATGAAGCCGCCCATGAAGATGCGCGCGGCGCTCATCTCGCGCTTCAAGATCATGGCCTCGCTCAACATCGCCGAGCGTCGCGTGCCCCAGGACGGGCGCATCAAGCTCAAGGTGGGCAAGAAGGTCGTCGACTTCCGCGTGAGCACACTGCCCACGCTCTTCGGCGAAAAGGTCGTGCTGCGAATTCTCGACAAGGGCAACCTTACCCTCGAACTCGAGAAGTTCGGCATTGAACCGCGGGCCGAACGTGACCTCATGGAGGCCATCTCCAACCCGTACGGCATGGTGCTCGTCACGGGGCCCACGGGCTCCGGCAAGACCACCACCCTGTATTCGGCACTCTCCAAGATCAACACCGGCGACACGAACATCATGACCGCCGAGGATCCCGTGGAGTACAACCTCCACGGGATCAACCAGGTGCTCGTGCGCACCGAAATTGGCATGACCTTCGCGGCGGCGCTCAAGGCATTCCTGCGGCAGGACCCCAACGTCATCATGCTCGGGGAGATCCGCGACCTCGAGACCGGTGGCATTGCCATCAAGGCCGCGCTCACGGGCCACATGGTGCTGAGCACCCTGCACACCAACTCGGCACCGGAAACGATCGTACGTCTGCTGGATATGGGGCTCGAGCCGTTCAACGTGGCGTCGGCACTCAATCTCATCCTGGCGCAGCGTCTGGTACGGCGCATTTGCTCCAAGTGCAAGACCAAGTACACGCCTGACGTGGCCGAGCTTGCGGGGGCCAAGGTGAAGCCTGACACGACGCTGGGGTCACTGCGCTTCACCGAGGAAGCGCTGCTCAACGCCAAGCTCAGGGCCGCCCCCGACGCGCTCCCCTTCCTCACGAACCTCTCGCTGGAAACGCGGATCGAGGAGTTGCCCTTCTTCAAGGGGCTTGGCTGCGACGCCTGCGGCGGCACTGGCCTGAAGGGTCGCCAGGGTGTCTATGAGGTCATGTTCATGACCCCCACCCTCAAGAAGCTCATCATGCAGAACGCGGATGTGCAGATCATCCGCGACTCGGCCATCGACGAGGGCATGCTCACCCTCCGCATGGACGGCTGGCTCAAGGTGCTCAAGGGCGTGACCACCCTGGAGCAGGTCATCCGTGAAACATCATCGTAG